A genomic segment from Methanoplanus limicola DSM 2279 encodes:
- a CDS encoding S24/S26 family peptidase, with product MKNMGKTRKNKQKNNTDIQKEKGNNLRRSLEAFFKSEDPVRGTIKDILWVIVVVGVIAAGLYIFSGTWPAVVAVESESMVPNMNVGDLIFVVEENRFGELQTWEDGLATGYGKFNSMPDLQSRNVYGDVIIYKPNGDDSVHPIIHRAVEWYEGNTSSGYITKGDNNQIADQLSGISGIGQIMPVKKEWVVGKALFSVPLIGYAPLHIVEFAIILILIMVVHELYIRSDGRDKK from the coding sequence ATGAAGAATATGGGAAAAACCCGAAAGAATAAGCAGAAAAATAATACAGACATCCAAAAAGAAAAAGGCAATAATCTGCGTAGAAGTCTGGAAGCATTTTTTAAAAGTGAAGATCCTGTCAGAGGCACAATAAAGGATATTCTCTGGGTAATTGTTGTAGTTGGTGTTATAGCAGCCGGGCTTTATATATTCTCAGGCACATGGCCGGCAGTGGTTGCAGTTGAGTCTGAGAGCATGGTTCCGAATATGAATGTCGGGGATCTTATCTTCGTTGTCGAGGAGAACAGGTTTGGTGAACTTCAGACCTGGGAAGACGGACTTGCAACAGGCTACGGGAAATTTAACAGCATGCCCGATCTCCAGAGCAGAAATGTCTATGGCGATGTCATCATCTACAAACCAAACGGCGACGATTCAGTACACCCGATAATTCACAGGGCCGTTGAATGGTATGAGGGAAACACAAGCAGCGGGTACATCACAAAAGGGGACAATAACCAGATTGCAGACCAGTTGAGCGGCATATCCGGGATAGGGCAGATTATGCCGGTTAAGAAGGAATGGGTTGTTGGAAAAGCACTCTTTTCAGTACCTCTTATAGGATACGCCCCCCTGCATATCGTAGAATTTGCCATAATATTAATCCTGATAATGGTTGTACATGAACTGTACATAAGGTCAGACGGGAGAGATAAAAAATGA
- the ppsA gene encoding phosphoenolpyruvate synthase, translating to MNKMPDILWLAEIKKEDIPSVGGKGASLGEMTAVGLPVPPAFVVTAQAFRRYLVGAGVEEKLYSRLEGLDVDDAELLEKTANDVMNIIMETEMPEALGREIIAAYKKMGNNEIVAVRSSATAEDLPDASFAGQQETYLNIKGDNDLLESIHKCWASLFGARAIYYRAKQGFDDRSVDIAVVVQILVFSEKAGVMFSSHPVTGETTTIIEGSWGLGEAVVSGTVSPDNYVFDQSTGRVVDRYIANKIVEILPDGEKGTKEVEVDKERQDIPVLNDNEIKKLAKFAKIAEEHYENPQDIEWGIVGEEIYILQSRPITTIKKGSDKEEAKMENEGKILLEGQGASPGIATGKVVIVSSIKDLGKVNEGDIMVAKMTNPDMVPAMRRASAIITDEGGMTCHAAIVSRELGTPATVGTKKATKVLAAGQTVTVDGEKGIVYEGAVAKASDAGQPAIQAAFAAAPIITATSIKVNVSLPEAAKRASATGADGVGLLRIEHLILGLGKTPNWFIRNDKEDEFVDELYTGIKTVMDEFNGKPVWVRTLDAPTDEFRNMKGGEDEPEEHNPMLGWRGIRRDLQSFDQFRLQVEAFKRLWDEGYDNLGIMFPLVGHPDEFLQAKDMMYDLGVDVDNKTLGIMVEIPSSAILIDDFIDAGIDFASFGTNDLIQYTLAIDRNNQNVADMYMPKHPAVLKIIKYAIDRCRRGGVECSICGQAGSDPDMVKWLVETGITSVSANIDAVQKIRETAARTEAKIILDASRK from the coding sequence ATGAATAAAATGCCGGACATTCTGTGGCTAGCAGAGATAAAAAAAGAAGATATCCCCTCTGTCGGTGGCAAGGGAGCATCGCTTGGAGAGATGACAGCCGTGGGACTGCCCGTACCACCCGCGTTTGTTGTCACAGCTCAGGCCTTCAGAAGATATCTTGTAGGAGCCGGAGTTGAAGAGAAACTCTACTCAAGACTTGAAGGGCTTGACGTAGATGACGCTGAACTCCTGGAAAAGACCGCAAATGATGTGATGAACATCATAATGGAGACCGAAATGCCAGAGGCACTTGGCAGAGAGATCATTGCCGCATACAAAAAGATGGGCAACAATGAGATCGTTGCAGTAAGGTCAAGTGCAACAGCAGAAGATCTTCCGGATGCGAGCTTTGCCGGACAGCAGGAGACGTACCTCAATATAAAGGGGGACAATGACCTTCTGGAGTCCATACACAAATGCTGGGCCTCACTCTTTGGTGCAAGGGCAATATATTACAGGGCCAAACAGGGTTTTGACGACCGGAGCGTTGACATTGCCGTGGTTGTACAGATACTTGTATTCTCAGAAAAAGCCGGTGTAATGTTCTCATCCCACCCGGTTACAGGAGAGACTACAACAATAATTGAAGGGTCATGGGGACTTGGAGAGGCCGTAGTCTCAGGAACAGTATCACCTGACAACTACGTATTTGACCAGAGTACAGGAAGAGTTGTTGACAGATATATCGCAAATAAGATAGTTGAAATTCTTCCTGACGGTGAAAAAGGCACAAAAGAGGTAGAAGTTGATAAGGAACGCCAGGATATTCCTGTACTCAACGATAATGAAATCAAAAAACTGGCAAAATTTGCAAAGATTGCAGAAGAGCACTACGAAAACCCACAGGATATTGAATGGGGCATAGTAGGAGAAGAGATTTACATCCTCCAGTCACGTCCAATCACCACAATCAAAAAAGGATCCGATAAAGAGGAAGCTAAAATGGAGAACGAAGGCAAAATACTCCTTGAAGGACAGGGCGCGTCACCGGGTATCGCAACCGGAAAAGTGGTCATTGTAAGCTCCATAAAGGACCTCGGCAAGGTAAATGAAGGGGACATAATGGTTGCAAAGATGACCAATCCCGACATGGTCCCGGCAATGAGAAGGGCATCTGCAATCATCACCGATGAGGGGGGTATGACCTGCCACGCTGCAATTGTCAGCAGGGAACTTGGAACACCTGCAACAGTGGGCACAAAGAAAGCAACAAAGGTACTGGCCGCAGGGCAGACTGTCACCGTTGACGGTGAGAAAGGAATAGTCTATGAAGGTGCGGTTGCCAAAGCCAGTGATGCAGGCCAGCCGGCAATTCAGGCAGCATTTGCAGCAGCACCTATAATCACCGCAACGAGCATAAAAGTGAATGTCTCCCTTCCTGAAGCCGCAAAGCGTGCATCAGCAACAGGTGCTGACGGTGTCGGACTGCTCAGAATAGAACACTTAATCCTCGGCCTTGGCAAGACGCCAAACTGGTTTATCAGGAATGATAAAGAGGATGAGTTTGTTGATGAACTCTACACCGGAATAAAGACTGTAATGGACGAGTTCAACGGCAAACCTGTCTGGGTGAGGACCCTTGATGCACCGACCGATGAGTTCAGGAATATGAAGGGCGGCGAGGACGAACCTGAAGAGCACAACCCAATGCTTGGATGGCGTGGAATTCGCCGTGATCTCCAGTCATTTGACCAGTTCCGCCTGCAGGTTGAGGCATTTAAGAGGCTGTGGGATGAAGGTTATGACAACCTCGGAATAATGTTCCCGCTTGTCGGTCACCCTGACGAATTCCTACAGGCAAAGGATATGATGTATGACTTAGGCGTCGATGTTGATAATAAGACACTGGGAATTATGGTGGAAATTCCAAGCAGTGCCATCTTAATTGATGACTTCATCGATGCCGGAATCGACTTCGCATCATTCGGAACAAACGACTTAATCCAGTACACACTTGCAATAGACAGGAACAACCAGAATGTTGCGGATATGTACATGCCAAAACATCCGGCCGTCCTTAAAATAATCAAATACGCAATTGACCGCTGCCGCAGAGGCGGGGTTGAATGCTCAATCTGCGGACAGGCAGGATCAGATCCTGACATGGTAAAATGGCTTGTTGAAACCGGAATTACAAGCGTTTCAGCAAATATTGATGCAGTACAGAAGATTCGCGAAACTGCCGCAAGAACGGAAGCAAAGATAATACTTGATGCATCAAGAAAATAA
- the mfnA gene encoding tyrosine decarboxylase MfnA, translating into MQKKGCPEEEIFSFLSFARDKDRKYDKVLSSMCTIPHPVAVRAHNMFIESNLGDPGLFAGTAELESLLVREIGELMHIPDACGYATSGGTESNIQALRIAGKQARRKMPNVVVPESVHFSFEKACDILSYELRTVPCDGNQKIDTSVLEDYIDKNTVCITGIAGSTEYGVVDPIEHLSDICSDREIFLHIDAAFGGFVLPFLKNAPKFDFELDGVSSISVDPHKMGMSTIPCGCLIARDPSYFKSTEVETPYLTVQKECTLLGTRPGGPVAGALAVLRYLGRSGFEEIVGKCMNNNRRLIDGMADLGYEVAVQPDVNVASFKCENSPKGWIVSRTREGHMRTVCMPHITEDIIDEFLKDVSEINV; encoded by the coding sequence ATGCAAAAAAAAGGTTGCCCAGAAGAAGAAATCTTCTCTTTTCTATCTTTTGCAAGAGATAAAGACAGAAAATACGATAAAGTTCTGTCTTCAATGTGCACTATCCCGCACCCGGTTGCGGTGCGTGCACACAATATGTTTATTGAATCAAATCTCGGAGACCCAGGTCTTTTTGCAGGCACTGCCGAACTGGAGAGCCTGCTGGTCAGAGAGATCGGTGAACTTATGCACATACCGGATGCCTGCGGCTATGCAACATCAGGCGGCACTGAGTCAAATATTCAGGCTCTGCGGATTGCGGGCAAGCAGGCCCGGAGGAAGATGCCGAATGTCGTTGTTCCTGAATCTGTCCACTTCTCATTTGAGAAGGCGTGCGATATCCTCTCATATGAACTCAGAACAGTTCCATGCGATGGTAACCAGAAGATAGATACGTCAGTGCTTGAGGACTATATTGACAAAAACACAGTATGTATCACAGGCATCGCCGGTTCAACTGAATACGGGGTCGTTGATCCGATAGAGCACCTCTCGGATATATGTTCTGACCGGGAGATATTTCTCCACATTGATGCCGCATTCGGCGGTTTTGTCCTGCCCTTCCTGAAAAATGCACCAAAATTCGACTTTGAACTGGACGGGGTATCAAGCATATCGGTGGACCCGCATAAGATGGGAATGTCAACAATTCCCTGCGGATGCCTTATTGCAAGGGATCCGTCTTATTTCAAATCCACCGAGGTTGAGACACCCTACCTGACTGTGCAGAAGGAGTGCACCCTCCTTGGCACAAGGCCCGGAGGACCTGTGGCAGGCGCACTTGCTGTACTTAGATATCTTGGAAGAAGCGGTTTTGAAGAGATAGTCGGGAAGTGCATGAACAACAACAGAAGACTGATAGACGGGATGGCAGATCTCGGCTATGAAGTGGCCGTGCAGCCGGACGTGAACGTAGCCTCATTTAAATGCGAAAACAGTCCCAAAGGCTGGATAGTCTCAAGGACAAGAGAAGGACATATGAGAACAGTCTGCATGCCCCATATTACAGAAGATATTATTGACGAATTTTTAAAGGATGTTAGTGAGATAAATGTTTAA
- a CDS encoding PAS domain-containing protein, translated as MNKNKKSEFTTDEKGLKMWAEEEERKTGHMWEKIYDAIADPIFILDSTGLILSMNKASEELLEVKFPEIKGSRCYQIVHKTATFIEGCPFRKSMKSGERESYKLQIGTRWYRVSVDPIKNSRDDVIGAVHIITDIDDLIKTHAKRAQLGAIIENTDEAVIGTDPDGIIESWNNGAERIFGFTEDEITGEPFVKLLKEEHKNEPDEIRTELAEKIRISGREWKMIQKDGSETEIELSFSPIYDERDVFYGVSYIGHNIGPQRLAERELLAYMTESFIRMKKPVEIINSNLREISVLYDNGEISGDDTNEMIKIQIRNAEQILKNLYELNRKMVENNSGIPDEYRVFFLEEKN; from the coding sequence ATGAATAAAAATAAAAAGAGTGAGTTTACAACCGATGAAAAAGGGCTTAAAATGTGGGCCGAAGAGGAGGAGAGAAAAACCGGACATATGTGGGAGAAGATATATGACGCAATAGCTGACCCGATCTTTATCCTTGACAGCACCGGCCTCATACTGAGTATGAATAAAGCTTCAGAAGAACTGTTAGAGGTTAAATTTCCGGAGATAAAGGGCAGCAGATGTTATCAGATTGTCCATAAAACGGCGACATTCATTGAAGGATGCCCTTTCAGGAAGTCAATGAAATCAGGAGAGAGGGAGAGCTATAAACTTCAGATTGGCACACGCTGGTACAGAGTATCTGTTGATCCAATAAAAAATTCCAGGGACGATGTTATAGGTGCTGTTCATATTATTACCGACATAGATGACCTGATTAAGACTCATGCAAAACGCGCCCAGCTCGGAGCCATTATAGAGAATACAGATGAGGCTGTAATAGGAACGGATCCAGACGGCATAATAGAAAGCTGGAACAACGGGGCAGAGAGGATATTTGGATTTACTGAAGATGAGATAACGGGAGAACCGTTCGTTAAACTTCTGAAGGAAGAGCATAAAAATGAACCTGATGAGATCAGAACGGAACTTGCTGAAAAAATACGGATTTCAGGAAGGGAATGGAAGATGATCCAGAAAGACGGTTCAGAAACCGAGATTGAACTAAGCTTTTCCCCGATATATGATGAAAGAGATGTATTTTACGGGGTATCATATATAGGGCATAATATCGGCCCTCAAAGGCTTGCCGAGAGAGAACTTCTGGCATATATGACCGAATCATTCATCCGGATGAAAAAACCCGTTGAGATTATCAACAGTAATCTAAGGGAGATATCAGTTCTTTATGATAACGGTGAGATCAGTGGCGATGATACAAATGAGATGATAAAGATCCAGATCAGAAATGCAGAACAGATCCTGAAAAACCTCTATGAACTGAACAGAAAGATGGTTGAGAATAATTCAGGAATTCCGGATGAATACCGCGTATTCTTCCTTGAAGAGAAGAATTAA
- the dph2 gene encoding diphthamide biosynthesis enzyme Dph2, giving the protein MCVSLTLSSDLLEKIKRSGAETVALQFPEGLKRKASLFSEQLKKEGYRVIISGNPCWGACDLDLEILGQADILVHFGHAPVGEYDRVIYEPYFQEIDTGSLNKVLPHISSGNISVVTTVQHAPQIDEIIEFFRSEGYSCTTGEASERTPYRGQVLGCTYSAAKNTGADEILYIGTGVFHAIGVKLATGIKVTAFDPVTGEIQVIDESKMLRVRFAKIEKARSADNIAIIVSTKSGQRREDLAERLWSLSKRADIVYIKEITPDALLNLGYGAYVNTACPRLAYDDNVRFPAPLLSPEEYEILLGVREWEDYEIDEIVR; this is encoded by the coding sequence GTGTGTGTGTCACTGACACTCAGTTCTGATCTTCTGGAGAAGATTAAAAGATCAGGTGCAGAGACAGTTGCACTCCAGTTCCCCGAAGGCCTTAAGAGAAAGGCATCTCTTTTTTCAGAGCAGTTAAAGAAAGAGGGTTACAGAGTTATTATCTCCGGAAACCCGTGCTGGGGGGCCTGTGATCTTGACCTTGAGATACTCGGACAGGCCGATATTCTGGTTCATTTCGGTCATGCACCTGTAGGGGAGTATGACAGGGTGATTTATGAACCCTATTTTCAGGAGATTGATACCGGTTCACTGAATAAAGTGCTGCCGCATATCTCATCCGGAAATATCTCTGTTGTAACAACAGTTCAGCACGCCCCTCAGATAGATGAGATCATAGAATTTTTCAGATCTGAAGGGTACTCATGCACAACAGGAGAGGCATCTGAGAGAACGCCGTACAGAGGGCAGGTCCTCGGCTGCACATACAGTGCCGCAAAGAATACAGGTGCTGATGAGATACTGTACATAGGCACAGGGGTGTTTCATGCAATCGGTGTTAAACTCGCAACCGGGATTAAGGTGACGGCATTCGATCCTGTAACAGGTGAGATTCAGGTTATTGACGAGTCAAAGATGCTGAGAGTCCGGTTCGCAAAGATAGAGAAGGCACGAAGTGCAGATAATATTGCCATTATTGTCAGTACAAAATCAGGACAGAGAAGAGAAGACCTTGCAGAGAGGCTCTGGTCACTCTCAAAAAGAGCAGATATTGTATATATAAAAGAGATTACGCCCGATGCACTTCTCAATCTGGGTTACGGTGCATATGTCAATACAGCATGCCCGCGTCTTGCATATGACGATAATGTACGCTTCCCGGCACCGCTTCTCTCACCTGAGGAGTATGAGATTCTCCTGGGTGTAAGGGAATGGGAAGATTATGAGATAGATGAGATTGTCCGGTAG
- a CDS encoding HEAT repeat domain-containing protein, producing the protein MNKKNYYRKFTAGRHSDFIKVYVLVLYFIVIAILGFYSFSSSRIDESAYIIARMTPHLIYIPLVLTALWYPQNRMIHVVILLVVFISIIFSFIFYGLSIDAMFVVFTSVIYLWVFFAILKIPGYTGDAEVKDSIAKLPSLSVPSLEGGIMASGSAESNELLREEKSLSAAGPGVKKSFSASAGSAGSPAGMAEGFKSPCTGPKIPAQTIPPEQIMPLIESFRINERDILVNTESAILAIGKSAEEFLVKALESNDSIPVRENSAKMLGIIGSPDNICALIDSLNDRSRRVHNSAVQALARIGEPAVAPLIDSLVDGRWKIRAGCVTSLRIIGVSESLKYIIPLLGDENHYVRRESAKTVGRLGDGRYTECLLPLLNDPVRGVRLAAAGALGKTSGNDIVEALSERFFKEDDPQVKERIVESLGLIGTEAAMAEIQKAVDKSTYELRKKLIEAAGEEYLQYKRIFDIN; encoded by the coding sequence ATGAATAAAAAGAATTATTACAGGAAATTCACGGCAGGGAGGCATTCTGATTTCATTAAAGTATATGTGCTGGTTCTTTATTTTATTGTCATTGCAATCCTGGGGTTCTATTCATTTTCATCCTCCAGAATTGATGAGAGTGCCTACATAATTGCCAGAATGACACCGCACCTCATTTACATTCCTCTTGTTCTAACTGCATTATGGTACCCGCAAAACAGGATGATTCATGTTGTAATACTGCTGGTTGTTTTCATCTCAATTATCTTTTCATTCATATTCTACGGACTCAGCATTGATGCGATGTTTGTGGTATTCACTTCGGTGATATATCTCTGGGTCTTCTTTGCCATCCTTAAAATTCCGGGCTATACGGGTGATGCGGAGGTGAAAGACTCCATAGCAAAACTCCCGTCTTTATCGGTTCCCTCTCTGGAAGGAGGCATTATGGCATCAGGCTCAGCTGAGAGTAACGAATTGCTCAGAGAGGAAAAGTCTCTTTCCGCCGCAGGGCCTGGTGTAAAGAAAAGTTTTTCTGCATCTGCCGGTTCTGCGGGTTCCCCGGCAGGGATGGCTGAAGGGTTTAAATCACCCTGCACAGGTCCCAAAATACCTGCACAGACTATTCCCCCTGAACAGATTATGCCGCTTATTGAATCTTTCCGGATAAATGAACGTGATATACTGGTAAATACTGAATCTGCGATACTTGCAATAGGAAAATCTGCCGAGGAGTTTCTGGTAAAGGCGCTTGAGAGTAATGACTCTATTCCGGTAAGGGAGAACTCGGCAAAGATGCTTGGGATAATCGGTTCTCCAGACAATATCTGTGCCCTTATTGACTCCTTAAATGACAGATCACGGCGTGTGCATAACTCTGCCGTTCAGGCTCTCGCGAGGATTGGAGAACCGGCAGTAGCGCCTCTCATTGATTCTTTGGTTGACGGCCGCTGGAAGATAAGAGCCGGCTGTGTCACTTCGCTGCGTATTATAGGTGTCAGCGAATCACTGAAATATATAATCCCGCTTCTTGGGGATGAGAACCATTATGTCCGCCGGGAATCTGCCAAGACAGTCGGGCGGCTCGGAGACGGACGATATACAGAATGTCTTCTTCCTCTCTTAAATGATCCTGTAAGGGGAGTCAGGCTTGCAGCCGCAGGTGCTCTCGGTAAAACTTCCGGCAATGACATTGTAGAGGCGTTATCTGAGAGATTTTTTAAAGAGGATGACCCTCAGGTTAAGGAGAGGATTGTTGAGTCACTGGGGCTTATAGGGACAGAGGCTGCAATGGCTGAAATTCAGAAGGCAGTCGATAAATCCACTTATGAACTTAGGAAAAAGCTTATTGAGGCTGCCGGAGAGGAATATCTTCAGTATAAAAGAATATTTGATATTAATTAA
- a CDS encoding METTL5 family protein: MKLRKLEMILQGLKDFENPDVSLEQYSTPAEVAARMLYHAYMKGDIENMNILDLGCGTGVLSCGAALLDASEVTGVDTDGSALAIAAENAEKLSLDVSFIEADIQEINCEDIDTVIMNPPFGAQNKHADRPFIDKAVECAEITYGIFNEGSSGFVESYLKGKAVVDEKIRCEFPMKRTFAHHKKDCVEIRVEILRIKRING; encoded by the coding sequence TTGAAACTAAGAAAACTTGAAATGATTCTTCAGGGACTGAAGGATTTTGAAAATCCCGATGTATCCCTTGAGCAGTACTCAACGCCGGCAGAAGTCGCTGCCAGAATGCTCTATCATGCCTATATGAAAGGAGACATTGAGAATATGAATATTCTGGACTTAGGGTGCGGAACAGGTGTTCTCTCCTGCGGTGCGGCACTTCTTGATGCTTCAGAAGTTACAGGAGTTGATACTGACGGCAGTGCACTTGCCATTGCAGCAGAGAATGCTGAAAAGCTCTCACTGGATGTCAGCTTCATTGAGGCCGACATACAGGAGATCAATTGCGAAGATATCGACACCGTGATTATGAACCCCCCCTTTGGCGCACAGAATAAGCATGCTGACCGTCCCTTTATCGATAAAGCGGTTGAATGTGCAGAGATAACCTACGGAATATTCAATGAAGGTTCATCCGGATTTGTTGAGTCGTACCTTAAGGGAAAGGCTGTTGTGGACGAGAAGATCAGATGCGAATTCCCGATGAAGAGGACATTCGCCCACCACAAAAAAGACTGCGTTGAGATCCGCGTTGAAATTCTCAGGATAAAGAGGATTAACGGCTGA
- a CDS encoding DUF7504 family protein encodes MNSTEIVTDEESIVLYFSEPEKGRATNTDIIHNCIGKGYRVIVVTNNFPSKVLEKLYVKNGINPDEVFFIDQVTSFGGGSSVKSDGNHIMIRSPQDLTGLSMAFSDVMKKFSGDKIFILFDSLSTMLIYLPSDKVVKFMHFITTKLRTLEESGAILAVKGGLDPMLYSQVGSLVDEIVDIG; translated from the coding sequence ATGAATTCAACAGAGATTGTAACTGATGAAGAGAGCATAGTCCTTTATTTTTCCGAACCGGAGAAAGGGCGGGCCACCAACACTGATATAATTCACAACTGCATCGGTAAAGGTTACAGAGTGATAGTTGTCACAAATAATTTTCCTTCAAAGGTTTTAGAGAAACTTTATGTAAAAAATGGTATAAATCCGGATGAGGTATTTTTCATAGACCAGGTAACCTCTTTTGGAGGTGGAAGTTCTGTAAAGTCTGACGGAAATCATATAATGATCAGAAGTCCGCAGGACCTCACAGGACTCTCAATGGCTTTTTCTGATGTAATGAAAAAATTCAGCGGAGATAAAATTTTCATTCTGTTTGATTCACTGAGCACTATGCTCATCTATCTTCCGTCTGACAAAGTGGTAAAGTTCATGCATTTCATTACAACGAAACTGAGGACACTTGAAGAGTCAGGAGCGATTCTTGCAGTAAAAGGAGGTCTTGATCCAATGCTGTATTCACAGGTAGGTTCCCTTGTGGATGAGATCGTTGATATCGGATGA
- a CDS encoding MFS transporter, which produces MEKRVRTVLGLSAAHCINDIYSPVLPAILPLLIIQEGYSYFLAGILVTVYNLSSSFTQPVIGWLYDKKNIRVPIPISVLFCAFFMSFIGLMHSYEMMLLFAVGGALGHAFFHPSALGLVSRIADGPDRGRLTSLFVVDGNLGFAIGPVLAGILVAFGGTDALVFLIIPALAIAVVLKKLLPPVSELEKSYAKTDDNSGKKKIPAGPISMLVAASAFRSWVIFSSVAFIPTFLTTRGFDLITANLLTSLMLIAGVAGQIIGATMSDKYGRKEYIMFGMITAIPPFFLFLATEGIISIIAMFAFGYFLWSTFSVTVAMSHELAPGGTGTVSGLMLGFAVGAGGAGVAVTGYIADLTSAQTAFTFLIVPIIIALILFALLPYPWKLLKKDKLTESTVN; this is translated from the coding sequence ATGGAGAAAAGAGTCAGGACAGTGCTCGGACTTTCCGCAGCACACTGTATTAACGATATTTACTCTCCTGTTCTCCCGGCAATACTGCCGCTTCTGATCATTCAGGAGGGATATTCATACTTCCTTGCCGGAATTCTGGTTACAGTCTATAACCTCTCTTCATCATTCACCCAGCCAGTTATCGGATGGCTGTATGATAAAAAGAACATCAGAGTCCCGATTCCGATATCAGTACTCTTCTGTGCATTTTTCATGTCCTTTATAGGGCTGATGCACAGCTATGAGATGATGCTCCTGTTTGCAGTCGGAGGTGCGCTCGGCCATGCTTTCTTTCACCCAAGCGCACTTGGACTTGTGAGCAGGATTGCAGACGGGCCTGACCGGGGACGGCTGACATCACTCTTTGTTGTCGACGGAAATCTTGGCTTTGCAATAGGGCCTGTGCTCGCCGGAATTCTGGTGGCATTCGGGGGAACGGATGCACTGGTATTTCTGATAATACCTGCCCTTGCAATTGCCGTTGTACTTAAAAAACTCCTGCCGCCCGTATCTGAGCTTGAGAAGAGTTATGCAAAAACTGATGATAATTCCGGGAAGAAAAAAATCCCTGCAGGCCCTATATCCATGCTGGTGGCGGCATCTGCATTCAGGTCATGGGTCATCTTCTCGTCAGTGGCATTTATCCCGACATTTCTTACCACACGGGGTTTTGACCTGATAACCGCAAACCTGCTGACCTCGCTCATGCTCATCGCCGGAGTTGCGGGCCAGATTATCGGTGCCACGATGTCAGATAAATACGGCAGAAAAGAGTATATTATGTTTGGAATGATAACTGCAATCCCGCCGTTCTTCCTCTTCCTGGCAACTGAGGGTATAATATCAATCATTGCAATGTTTGCGTTCGGATATTTCCTCTGGTCCACATTCTCTGTTACTGTTGCAATGTCGCATGAACTGGCACCCGGAGGCACAGGAACTGTATCGGGACTGATGCTTGGTTTTGCAGTAGGTGCAGGAGGTGCAGGAGTTGCAGTCACCGGATATATCGCAGATCTTACATCCGCACAGACCGCATTTACATTCCTGATAGTCCCGATAATTATTGCACTGATACTCTTTGCTCTCCTGCCATATCCCTGGAAACTGCTAAAAAAAGATAAACTGACTGAGAGTACAGTTAATTAA